The genomic window ATCATATACTTCTTCAAAACTTTTTACATTATCCCGATTTGTTTCAATTTTTTTCATTGTCTATAAAAAAACTAAAAATCTTAATGCCTGTCTGCCGACATAGGCAGGCGAATGTATTTATAGAACCTCCCATAACAAAAAGAAAATATCGAAGATAGATATTTTCTATTAAAGACTAATAATTTTATCAACGAAAAAAAATGATAATTATCCCAAATGAGGTTGAAGCTTGCTTATGAGCATTGGTTTTGGTACTGCACCAACAACCTTGTCAACCAATTCGCCATTTTTAAAAATTAATAAAGTAGGGATGTTTCTAATACCAAATTGTTGTGCTATTGATGGTTCAATATCAACATTTACTTTTCCAACATTTAACTGATCTGCCATTTCAACACCAATTTCGTCAACGATAGGACCAATCATTCTACATGGTCCACACCATTCTGC from Bacteroidota bacterium includes these protein-coding regions:
- the trxA gene encoding thioredoxin, which codes for MASEITSANFEEKVTNSDKPVLLDFWAEWCGPCRMIGPIVDEIGVEMADQLNVGKVNVDIEPSIAQQFGIRNIPTLLIFKNGELVDKVVGAVPKPMLISKLQPHLG